Part of the Bacteroidia bacterium genome, TCAGGGCCTTGAAACTCTTTTCATTTTTTCTTATATCATTGTAATTCATATATTTAGAAAATTCTTAACAAATTAAGCTGATTATTCGGCGGAAATATAATAAATTTGTGTTCATAAACTCTAATTTATTTAATTATAGGTCAACACTGTATCAAAAAAAGATTATTATTTTTCATAACATTTTTAAAGGCAGAATGAAGTGTATTTTTGGTTCAAAACTTATGCTACATAAGTACTTTATTAACATTAAACAATAGTGGTGTTCCCTAGATAGACAGGTTCTTCAATTTTTCAACAGCTAAGACAAAAGGCGTAATTTTGCAAAATGAAAAAAGCACTTGCTTCAATTGCAATAATTTTTCTCATTTTTGGCATGGGCAAAGCACAAATAAACGAAGAAAAAAGAATTGACTCACTGGCAAATCTTAAAGCTAAACGAATAGTAGACTCCACCCTCAAAGCGATGGAAGAAGCTAAAAAAAAGGCAGCCACTCCTGCTAAGCCACAAAAATTTAATCTCAAAATTACTGCTGATGGAACAGTCAGCGATGGAAATGTACAAAGACAAGTTTTTATCTTTAGAACAAATGCATCTTTTTCAGAGGGAATATTTTGGTTTAGCATAAACCCTACATTTACTTACGGGGAAACTAACAAGCAGGTCCAAGAGAGAGAATTTTTCACAGATATAAGTTCTACGGTTTTTTATCAAAAGCGGATTTATGGACTGGCATTTGGTGTAGCGGAAAAAAGCAATTTAAGAGCTATTCACTTACGAGATTTGATAGGTGCTGGGATTGGAATACGTTTTATTAAA contains:
- a CDS encoding DUF481 domain-containing protein; the protein is MKKALASIAIIFLIFGMGKAQINEEKRIDSLANLKAKRIVDSTLKAMEEAKKKAATPAKPQKFNLKITADGTVSDGNVQRQVFIFRTNASFSEGIFWFSINPTFTYGETNKQVQEREFFTDISSTVFYQKRIYGLAFGVAEKSNLRAIHLRDLIGAGIGIRFIKDNPKAELSTSIAYIYERTDFITKEDIQTARISIRLRGNYSVFKNRLKISHLSFFQPSITDRKNLRWNGVVTVEIPFSKRVSVRASVENSYESVVAPNRKNNDFRATFGIAFTK